tttttttaaatactttttttacttttatttttacactttaatagtaccCAGAGCAGACTATTTATAGCACtcattttattgctaatactgttcagtgctatgtataggacatagcactgatcagtgttatcggtcatcttctgctctggtctgctcgattgcagaccagagcagaagacccgtggaaggcagcggaggcaggtaaagggacctccgtgcgccgttctggatgatcggatcaccgtggcagcgctgcggtcgatctgatcatccattttagtgtccgcaatgctgcagatgccatgatctgtattgatcacggcaactgaggggttaatggcaaacatcctagcgattgcggatgtccaccactaccggcgggttcctggctgcgatcagcagccgggacctgccgcgcatgttcCGGGCATCGCTACGATGAccacggttatgtataggacgtaaatgtacatcctggttcgttaagtaccagctcaccaggacgtacatttacatcctgcgtcgttaagggattaacggAAAATTCTAGTACATGAGTCCTTATCCcctactgtgtataggggataaatgtctgatcactgggggggggggggggccgaccactgagacccccgcgatctcctgcctggcatcccatttgtgtatctccggctctcccatagagattcatggagaGACATGTCAGGCACCTCTTGGTgcggtggtcgacagtaatccctGCACGGAGCGGAGGTCACCTGTGCCTGGAGAGATctggggtgctgggcaggagatcacgggggggggggggggggggtcggacccccacgatcagacacttatcccctatcctcaggatgaaAAAGGAAAGATAGCGACTCCACATAGACAGAGCGACAGAgagctggtatctactgctatatggagtaatattagtctgtatataatgtgtttgattcataaacagtatggcggtattattcagtcactatgtagtgGTGATGGTATCAAGTCGACTGCTATAGAGGCAATATAGAGGGGAGGGGGATAGTATTTACCCTGAAGTCCCAAAGATTCTAGTTACACCAATACTTCCcgaaaatattattgcagccggtgactgaatagaatctgtgactcttctctgtatttagtggttactactcacctgggcggtaacctgtagaaatgtcctccttatactgctcatcactgctcaaatCTGTCTCTTCGTCTACTTTTACGATtatgtctggagcattaatatagatcagatctttccctgcaggaatgtcctccttatactgctcatcaccgctcacatctgtctcttcttcttcttttatgtctgtagcatttatATAGGTCAGATCTTTCCCTGAAGGAATGTccttgtcctccttatactgctcatcaccgctcacatcagtctcttcttcctttatgtctgtagcattaatataaatCAGATTTTTCCCTGTAGTAATATCCTCCATATTCTGCTcatcaagaggacggggacacctctctgatgctgttctcttactggatctgactgtagggaacacatacagagactgaattctttctttacatacaaataatgagaggacgtgtgtatatagtcatgtctattacctggtgatgtgaggggctgctgatcctccatcatgacctgatccttgtactgatccttgtgtccttctacatactcccactcctccatggagaaatagaccgccacgtcctgacaccttataggaacctgacacataatgatacagtcatcaccccgacccctccagtggtgttactgtataatgtcccagcattcccagcagtgtcacctctccagtcatcaccagacccctccattactgtataatgtcccagcagtgtcacctctccagtcatgaccagacccctccattactgtataatgtcccagcagtgtcacctctccagtcatcaccagacccctccattactgtataatgtcccagcagtgtcacctctccagtcatcatcagacccctccattactgtataatgtcccagcattcccagcagtgtcacctctccagtcatcaccagacccctccattactatataatgtcccagcagtgtcacctctccagtcatcaccagacccctccattactgtataatgtcccagcagtgtcacctctccagtcatcaccagacccctccattactgcataatgtcccagcagtgtcacctctccagtcatcaccagatccctccattactgtataatgtcccagcagtgtcacctctctagtcatcaccagacccttccattactgtataatgtcccagcattcccagcagtgtcacctctccagtcatcaccagacccctccattactgtataatgtcccagcagtgtcacctctctagtcatcaccagacccctccattactgtataatgtcccagcagtgtcacctctccagtcatccccagacccctccattactgtataatgtcccagcagtgtcacctctccagtcatcaccagacccctccattactgtataatgtcccagcagggtcacctctccagtcagcagctccatcatcttgttgatgagttctaggatcttctgttcatccatttcctcatgtatcagggagtgaggtgggggccccgggattgggctcagggttcttccccatccttcacacacaggggcccgacagcgcccactagaggacttcttcactactgtgtaatcctgtgtatggagagacacattaatatcactacatacattcccagaat
The Hyla sarda isolate aHylSar1 chromosome 1 unlocalized genomic scaffold, aHylSar1.hap1 SUPER_1_unloc_4, whole genome shotgun sequence DNA segment above includes these coding regions:
- the LOC130298209 gene encoding gastrula zinc finger protein XlCGF66.1-like, with the protein product MERDRNKMADRIINLTLQILFRLTGEDYTVVKKSSSGRCRAPVCEGWGRTLSPIPGPPPHSLIHEEMDEQKILELINKMMELLTGEVPIRCQDVAVYFSMEEWEYVEGHKDQYKDQVMMEDQQPLTSPVRSSKRTASERCPRPLDEQNMEDITTGKNLIYINATDIKEEETDVSGDEQYKEDKDIPSGKDLTYINLCSRPYPEYF